The uncultured Desulfuromonas sp. genome has a segment encoding these proteins:
- a CDS encoding DUF3373 family protein, with amino-acid sequence MVKRTLGLILVALMLLPAGAFAAPTTADLARQIEMLTKQLSDLQEQLNEVQDTTDDNSDSVELLESNSAKWDEHSRFEFFGDYRFRMDYSDTDTKAFWSAGDIASAVGDMQTVTGYDVQSILGLMGTYSADERKAMMENLPQSLASLGLQMSGLTPGSDAFNAAFPTALANVQAAGVTEGYTMTPQNNYENDILYTNRFRLGMKAKISDQMEFKGRLAMYKSWGMQSNPTSNGPYFMNQFTEMDGATTRQPSDSILRVDRAYINWTGIADLPIWFSVGRRPTTDGPPAHLRMGTGKRMATPVNFMDYAFDGATLGAVFNNPFEFMGYSKIRFCYGRGFEAGPTDESNELDDMDFGGLSWDIINKGPRFMNIQAFLAANIVNVPDGVTFINPLEAYGVVQGNGTLDTANLGDIYHISTVYMDKAADLNYFIAGGWSRTDPDGVDEMGSTLLGSWWEDPGQKDGYCIYGGVRYDMDDYGLKFGLEYNYGTKNWISMTPAHDDMTQAKLATRGHVGEAYLIWDLPVGNLLSSKTKAFMRLGYQHYEYEYTGSGNWLGAPVDVDELDDPLNAQFFAPIDSMDQVYLTMEAFF; translated from the coding sequence ATGGTGAAAAGAACACTGGGTCTGATCCTGGTCGCTCTGATGCTCCTGCCAGCAGGCGCATTCGCAGCTCCCACGACAGCAGATCTCGCCCGTCAGATCGAAATGCTGACCAAGCAACTGAGCGATCTGCAGGAACAACTGAACGAAGTTCAAGACACAACCGATGACAACTCCGACTCTGTTGAGCTGCTGGAAAGCAACTCGGCCAAGTGGGACGAGCACAGCCGCTTTGAGTTCTTCGGCGATTACCGCTTCCGCATGGACTACAGTGACACCGACACCAAAGCATTCTGGAGTGCAGGCGACATCGCCAGCGCCGTCGGTGACATGCAAACCGTCACAGGCTATGATGTGCAAAGCATCCTCGGCCTTATGGGCACCTACTCTGCAGACGAGCGTAAAGCAATGATGGAGAACCTGCCCCAGTCCTTGGCTTCACTAGGTCTCCAAATGTCTGGCCTCACCCCCGGAAGTGACGCATTCAATGCAGCATTTCCGACGGCTCTGGCCAATGTTCAGGCTGCTGGCGTAACCGAAGGTTACACCATGACTCCCCAGAACAACTATGAGAATGACATTCTCTACACCAACCGCTTCCGTCTGGGCATGAAAGCCAAGATCTCCGACCAAATGGAGTTCAAAGGTCGTCTGGCCATGTACAAATCTTGGGGTATGCAAAGCAACCCGACGTCCAATGGCCCCTACTTCATGAATCAGTTCACCGAAATGGATGGCGCGACCACACGTCAGCCTTCCGACAGCATTCTGCGTGTTGACCGTGCCTACATCAACTGGACCGGCATCGCTGATCTGCCGATCTGGTTCTCCGTTGGTCGTCGTCCGACCACCGATGGCCCTCCGGCACACCTGCGCATGGGTACCGGCAAGCGTATGGCAACTCCGGTTAACTTCATGGACTACGCCTTTGACGGCGCGACCCTGGGCGCAGTATTCAACAATCCCTTTGAATTCATGGGTTACAGCAAGATCCGTTTCTGCTATGGCCGCGGTTTCGAAGCAGGCCCCACCGACGAGAGCAACGAGCTGGACGACATGGACTTCGGTGGTCTGAGCTGGGACATCATCAACAAAGGTCCCCGTTTCATGAACATCCAGGCATTCCTGGCTGCCAACATTGTTAACGTTCCTGACGGTGTAACGTTCATTAACCCTCTTGAAGCCTATGGCGTTGTTCAAGGTAACGGTACTCTTGATACTGCCAACCTCGGTGACATCTACCACATCTCTACGGTTTACATGGACAAAGCGGCCGACCTCAACTACTTCATCGCAGGTGGTTGGAGCCGCACCGATCCTGACGGTGTTGACGAGATGGGTTCCACCCTGCTCGGTTCCTGGTGGGAAGATCCCGGCCAGAAAGATGGTTACTGCATCTACGGCGGTGTCCGCTACGACATGGACGACTACGGTCTGAAGTTTGGTCTTGAGTACAACTACGGTACCAAAAACTGGATCTCCATGACTCCGGCTCACGACGACATGACTCAAGCCAAACTGGCGACCCGCGGTCACGTCGGCGAAGCTTACCTGATCTGGGACCTGCCCGTTGGCAACCTGCTCAGCAGCAAAACCAAAGCCTTCATGCGTCTCGGCTACCAGCACTACGAGTACGAGTACACCGGCAGCGGCAACTGGCTGGGTGCTCCTGTTGATGTTGATGAACTGGACGATCCTCTCAATGCCCAGTTCTTTGCTCCGATCGACAGCATGGACCAAGTTTACCTGACCATGGAAGCGTTCTTCTAA
- the extKL gene encoding multiheme c-type cytochrome ExtKL, translating to MNQFKNISLSLLIVLLSATCALAIGAGVGRDGTIAATKGKAKTLAELIEMYDSTGCIDCHEEIHDDWAASPHARPMYGTGRTAATMITAMKNGFMSWAYSGVNGPEDVKVEHLMGCAKCHLPQLADAEDSVAVELVHTLYDWYDAAKAGKKEEQAKYEETLLALNINCLICHNRMAITHKWTDGYPQHDTVYGFNEGEHEDEHFTKMKVSPIMDESILCGQCHGLGPNLELENPTQCATLYGSYLWAYTAEGGHEKCQECHMEKSGLGHKILSYSDPKMQEMALDFDVEAYGVRWRDGSKMTPKAIVKVKMTNRSGHSIPDGUPTPNRLVLSVRAETEEEGEIFEKEHIYMPTPQQFARSDVMGRGPYEKSGIIEDTGLPPGKEVEERFEIYYPTDDVKNAKGKVVRETLEREMDVVVELWYLPFGTKRTSPQLWREWTKTIKIKSDGL from the coding sequence ATGAACCAATTTAAAAACATCAGCCTTTCTCTGCTGATTGTGCTGCTCAGCGCCACCTGCGCCCTGGCTATCGGTGCCGGTGTGGGCCGTGACGGCACCATCGCAGCGACCAAAGGCAAGGCCAAGACCCTGGCAGAGCTGATCGAGATGTATGACTCAACAGGGTGTATCGACTGCCACGAAGAGATTCACGACGACTGGGCGGCATCCCCCCATGCCCGTCCCATGTATGGTACCGGTCGTACCGCCGCCACCATGATTACCGCCATGAAAAACGGTTTCATGTCCTGGGCGTACTCCGGAGTCAACGGTCCGGAAGACGTTAAGGTGGAGCACCTGATGGGCTGCGCCAAATGTCACCTGCCGCAACTGGCTGATGCCGAAGACAGCGTTGCCGTGGAACTGGTCCACACCCTGTACGATTGGTACGATGCGGCCAAGGCCGGCAAAAAGGAAGAGCAGGCCAAGTATGAGGAAACTCTTCTGGCCCTCAACATCAACTGCCTGATCTGTCACAACCGCATGGCCATCACCCACAAGTGGACCGACGGCTATCCGCAGCATGACACCGTGTACGGCTTCAACGAAGGTGAGCACGAAGACGAGCACTTCACCAAAATGAAGGTCAGCCCGATCATGGACGAGTCGATCCTGTGTGGTCAGTGCCACGGTCTCGGTCCCAACCTTGAGCTGGAAAACCCCACTCAGTGCGCCACCCTCTATGGCAGCTACCTGTGGGCCTACACCGCTGAAGGTGGTCATGAGAAATGCCAGGAATGTCACATGGAGAAATCCGGCCTGGGCCACAAGATCCTGAGCTACAGTGATCCGAAAATGCAAGAGATGGCCCTCGACTTTGACGTCGAAGCCTATGGCGTGCGCTGGCGTGACGGCAGCAAAATGACTCCCAAAGCCATCGTCAAGGTCAAGATGACCAACCGCTCCGGCCACTCCATCCCTGATGGCTGACCGACCCCTAACCGACTGGTTCTGTCGGTACGTGCTGAAACGGAAGAAGAAGGGGAAATTTTCGAGAAAGAACACATTTACATGCCGACGCCGCAGCAGTTTGCCCGCAGCGACGTGATGGGCCGTGGTCCTTATGAGAAGAGCGGCATCATTGAAGACACCGGATTGCCTCCCGGCAAAGAGGTTGAAGAGCGCTTCGAGATCTACTATCCCACCGATGATGTGAAGAACGCGAAAGGCAAAGTCGTTCGCGAGACCCTCGAGCGTGAGATGGATGTCGTCGTTGAGCTGTGGTACCTGCCTTTCGGCACCAAGCGCACGTCGCCGCAACTGTGGCGTGAATGGACCAAGACCATCAAGATCAAGTCTGACGGTCTGTAG
- a CDS encoding cyclic nucleotide-binding domain-containing protein, with product MNGLWESIFRSKTDEETLAGFLAKIPVFTELGKRDLSYLENLVHVRNYKAHETVFEQGDPGSGLYIIRSGSVAIFTRDNHDREEELALLAPGDFFGETTLASPAPRTVSARTTESCELLGLFRSDLLATSDKHPEIANRILFGLTKMISERLQTATLQLRNLQQRLDEKESSQS from the coding sequence ATGAACGGGTTGTGGGAATCGATTTTCCGCTCCAAGACGGATGAAGAAACACTCGCCGGTTTTCTTGCCAAAATCCCGGTATTTACCGAATTGGGCAAACGCGACCTGAGCTATTTGGAAAACCTGGTTCACGTCCGCAACTACAAAGCCCACGAAACGGTTTTTGAGCAGGGCGATCCCGGCTCCGGTCTGTATATCATCCGCAGTGGCAGCGTGGCAATTTTCACCCGCGATAATCACGACCGTGAAGAGGAGCTGGCGTTGCTCGCCCCCGGTGATTTTTTTGGTGAAACAACCCTGGCCTCCCCGGCACCGCGAACCGTTTCAGCGCGGACCACGGAATCTTGTGAATTGCTGGGATTGTTTCGCTCCGACTTACTGGCAACGTCGGACAAACATCCTGAAATCGCCAACCGCATTCTGTTCGGTTTGACAAAAATGATCAGCGAACGGCTGCAAACCGCGACGCTACAACTGCGCAACCTGCAACAGCGTCTCGATGAGAAGGAATCATCCCAGTCATGA
- a CDS encoding cache domain-containing protein, which produces MRWKMLVVVLPLVLIPLIVVGGIVSYTSVDLARQGINQASMDDLEHMAAFTRHLLESHHQQFQVYQQERKDDFITDLKTLAKIAENMVAAEQRLVENGEITLKVAQQRVRKQLKQVNIGETGYLYALTSDGTLQVHVAREQENILNEQDGDGRFFIRQMVETAKGTEPGELNLIRYPWRNEALGDTLFREKLAAYLYFPQWDWIIAAAGYISESYTDMMFEQQALNDLKEKIKQKKVGKTGYIFCMNSKGTFTIHPQDEGQNFIDIRDRSGHEFIREMCTKKQGWIRYPWGDEGTARMKIVRYEYFEPWDWIVAVGCYEDEFYEAANTISWNSAKLTLAVTLITSLICLLLVNYTSKVFTDPIREMIRVIRRVKKGHLDEQMDIHSNDELGELAQTFNRMTEIITQNQEMQASLAQHGKMASLGVLSSGVAHEINNPLGVILGYAGYIENKIGEEDPNYHYIHEIKRESKRCRKIVQDLLSYARTPQSVLEKTDINALLDQIVDFAANHTDMHHVTIVKNLSPGLPELKIDGDQMRQVAINLILNAGGAIKDHGRLEVETRRDNEDILIIFRDSGVGIEQEILDRIFEPFFTTKEKGTGLGLAISKQIIEQHHGSINMTSTPGVGTTVTVRLPQDSEEYLL; this is translated from the coding sequence TTGAGATGGAAAATGCTGGTGGTGGTTCTGCCGCTGGTCCTTATTCCACTGATTGTTGTCGGCGGCATTGTCAGCTACACGTCCGTCGATCTGGCCCGCCAGGGCATCAACCAGGCCAGCATGGATGACCTGGAGCACATGGCCGCCTTCACCCGTCATCTGCTTGAATCCCACCATCAGCAGTTTCAGGTCTATCAGCAGGAACGTAAAGACGACTTTATCACCGACCTGAAAACACTGGCCAAGATTGCCGAGAACATGGTGGCCGCCGAACAGCGTCTGGTGGAAAACGGCGAGATCACGCTGAAGGTTGCCCAGCAACGGGTCCGCAAACAACTCAAACAGGTCAACATCGGCGAAACCGGCTACCTCTACGCCCTGACCAGCGACGGCACCCTGCAGGTGCATGTGGCCCGCGAGCAGGAAAACATCCTCAACGAGCAGGATGGCGACGGCCGCTTTTTTATTCGTCAGATGGTGGAAACCGCCAAGGGCACCGAACCGGGAGAGCTCAACCTGATCCGCTATCCGTGGCGCAATGAAGCCCTCGGTGACACCCTGTTCCGGGAAAAACTCGCCGCCTACCTGTACTTCCCCCAATGGGATTGGATCATTGCCGCTGCCGGCTACATCTCGGAAAGCTACACCGACATGATGTTTGAGCAACAGGCGCTCAATGACCTCAAGGAAAAAATCAAGCAGAAGAAAGTCGGCAAAACCGGCTATATCTTCTGCATGAACAGTAAAGGCACGTTCACCATCCACCCGCAGGATGAAGGCCAGAACTTTATCGACATCCGCGACCGCAGCGGTCATGAGTTCATCCGCGAAATGTGCACAAAAAAACAGGGATGGATTCGCTACCCGTGGGGCGACGAAGGCACGGCGCGGATGAAAATCGTCCGCTATGAATACTTTGAACCGTGGGACTGGATCGTCGCCGTCGGCTGTTATGAAGATGAATTCTACGAGGCCGCCAACACCATCAGCTGGAACAGCGCGAAACTGACCCTGGCCGTCACCCTGATCACCAGCCTGATCTGCCTGTTGCTGGTTAACTATACGTCCAAGGTGTTCACCGATCCGATCCGTGAGATGATCCGCGTCATCCGTCGCGTCAAGAAAGGCCATCTCGACGAACAGATGGACATTCACAGCAACGATGAACTCGGCGAGCTGGCCCAGACTTTCAACCGCATGACCGAGATCATCACCCAGAATCAGGAGATGCAGGCCAGCCTCGCTCAGCACGGCAAGATGGCTTCGCTCGGCGTGCTGTCCTCCGGCGTCGCCCATGAGATCAACAACCCTCTCGGCGTAATCCTCGGCTATGCCGGTTACATTGAGAACAAGATCGGCGAAGAGGATCCCAACTACCATTACATCCATGAGATCAAGCGCGAGAGCAAACGCTGCCGCAAAATCGTCCAGGATCTGCTCAGCTATGCCCGCACTCCGCAATCGGTGTTGGAAAAGACCGATATCAATGCCCTGCTTGATCAGATCGTCGACTTTGCCGCCAACCATACCGACATGCACCATGTCACCATCGTTAAAAACCTCAGCCCCGGCCTGCCGGAGCTGAAGATCGACGGCGACCAGATGCGCCAGGTGGCCATCAACCTGATTCTCAATGCCGGAGGAGCCATCAAGGACCATGGCCGTCTGGAAGTGGAAACACGCCGTGACAACGAGGATATCCTGATCATCTTCCGTGATAGCGGCGTCGGCATTGAACAGGAGATCCTTGATCGCATTTTCGAACCCTTTTTCACCACCAAGGAAAAAGGCACCGGCCTGGGACTGGCGATCTCCAAACAGATTATTGAACAGCATCACGGCAGCATCAACATGACCAGTACCCCGGGAGTGGGAACCACAGTCACCGTGCGCCTGCCGCAGGACAGTGAGGAGTACCTGCTATGA
- the uvrC gene encoding excinuclease ABC subunit UvrC: MNSIHDLDLALIATRPGVYLMYGNDGRVLYVGKARNLRARLRNYVRGEDSRAHVQFLLRRVVQVETIVTDTEKEALILENTLIKKHKPRYNINLRDDKTYVSLRIDITEPFPGIQIVRRVKRDGALYFGPYSSAGALKETLKELYRIFPLRHHRWQQCQRRERPCLFYQIGQCSAPCHGKITQEEYRKLVDTVVAFLSGRHDDVIDLLRDKMSQAAQQMNYEEAARLRDQIRAMEQTIEQQKVVSADGSDSDVVGLHREGGEVEVCLLFVRAGRLVGRRSYLLSWTLDEDELLAGFLQQYYGRDTLIPPKVLLPLLPSSAETLQLWLSERRGSKVHLQVPKRGARSELLELANKNAAESYRERGDRRAARSAVLEDIQKSLGLTRLPQRMECYDISNVQGQYSVGSMVVTTDGEPDKAAYRHFRIKTVEGADDFASLHEVLTRRLTRGIEEGDLPDMVLIDGGKGQLAMVDDVLTTLDLHSRIDLVSIAKSRVKRNVRGHAVERSEERFFRPGRKNPVVLRQGSPALFMLERLRDEAHRFAITHHRKLRNKATLESELDKIPGVGPGRRKALLKSCGSVAKVKKATLEELQQVPGVPDTVAQAVYEYFHSSE; this comes from the coding sequence ATGAACTCCATTCACGATCTTGATCTGGCTTTGATAGCCACCCGTCCCGGTGTTTACCTCATGTATGGCAACGATGGTCGGGTGCTTTATGTCGGCAAAGCGCGCAATTTGCGGGCCCGTTTGCGCAATTATGTGCGCGGTGAAGACAGTCGCGCCCATGTGCAGTTTTTATTGCGCCGGGTGGTGCAGGTGGAAACCATTGTCACCGACACGGAAAAAGAGGCGTTGATCCTCGAAAACACTCTGATCAAGAAACACAAGCCGCGCTATAACATCAACCTGCGTGACGATAAAACCTATGTGTCGTTACGCATCGACATCACCGAGCCTTTTCCCGGCATTCAGATCGTCCGCCGGGTCAAGCGCGATGGTGCCCTCTATTTCGGCCCCTATTCCTCTGCCGGAGCCCTCAAGGAAACCCTCAAGGAGCTCTATCGAATTTTTCCGTTGCGTCATCACCGTTGGCAGCAGTGTCAGCGTCGTGAACGTCCCTGTCTGTTTTATCAGATCGGCCAATGCAGTGCGCCCTGCCATGGCAAGATCACTCAGGAGGAGTATCGCAAACTGGTGGATACCGTTGTCGCCTTTCTCTCCGGCCGGCATGACGATGTGATTGACCTGCTGCGCGATAAGATGTCGCAAGCCGCCCAACAGATGAATTACGAAGAAGCCGCCCGCTTGCGTGATCAGATCCGGGCGATGGAGCAGACGATTGAGCAACAGAAAGTGGTCAGCGCCGACGGTAGCGATAGCGATGTCGTTGGTCTGCATCGCGAAGGTGGTGAAGTGGAAGTGTGCCTGTTGTTTGTCCGTGCCGGTCGGCTGGTTGGCAGGCGCAGTTATCTTCTGAGTTGGACTTTGGACGAAGATGAGCTGCTGGCCGGGTTTCTCCAACAGTATTATGGCCGCGATACGTTGATTCCGCCCAAGGTGTTGTTGCCGTTGCTGCCGAGTAGCGCGGAGACTCTGCAACTCTGGCTCAGTGAACGGCGTGGCAGCAAGGTGCATCTGCAGGTGCCGAAACGTGGGGCGCGCAGTGAATTGCTCGAACTGGCCAATAAAAATGCCGCGGAAAGCTATCGGGAGCGGGGCGATCGTCGCGCAGCGCGCAGCGCGGTGCTGGAGGATATTCAAAAATCATTGGGCTTGACGCGGCTGCCGCAGCGCATGGAGTGTTACGACATCTCCAATGTTCAGGGACAGTACAGTGTCGGCAGCATGGTGGTCACCACCGATGGTGAACCGGATAAAGCGGCCTATCGTCATTTTCGCATCAAAACCGTGGAAGGTGCGGATGATTTCGCCTCATTGCATGAGGTGCTGACCCGGCGTTTGACACGTGGCATCGAAGAGGGGGATTTGCCCGATATGGTGTTGATTGACGGCGGCAAAGGGCAGTTGGCGATGGTGGATGATGTTCTGACCACCTTGGACCTTCATTCGCGCATTGATCTGGTGTCTATTGCCAAAAGCCGGGTGAAACGCAATGTGCGTGGCCATGCCGTTGAGCGCAGTGAAGAACGATTTTTCCGCCCCGGGAGAAAGAATCCCGTGGTGTTGCGTCAGGGCTCACCGGCTCTGTTTATGCTCGAACGCCTGAGAGACGAAGCGCACCGCTTTGCCATTACCCATCATCGTAAATTGCGGAACAAGGCGACCCTTGAATCGGAGCTGGATAAAATACCCGGTGTCGGCCCGGGACGGCGTAAGGCGTTGCTTAAATCGTGTGGCAGTGTGGCCAAGGTGAAGAAAGCGACACTTGAAGAGTTGCAGCAGGTTCCAGGGGTTCCGGATACTGTGGCACAGGCCGTGTATGAGTATTTTCATTCTTCTGAATGA
- a CDS encoding AI-2E family transporter, which translates to MSLNKAHFLLFYLTMTAAIASGLAIFSSASTITVLLRSAASGLFVPLLLSLIAAFLLDPLVNGLEKRHIPRSRAIFSVFFMISATLLLLGSWLIPYTQNMWGSLLSDFPRYTSQLITYLREAQASWQSRFPFLEQYDLTQTVRTTAEQVLSFILVQTPKSALKLGSLMILVPIFSFFFLRDGTTIMRGLISLAPNRYFEMAHDLSFLVSRQMAHFVRGRIIEAVIIGGVVTAGLSLTDIRYAPLLGLFAGVTNLIPYIGPIVGMVPGILIAAVDLGLGGQFWWIVILYILIAQVILDNFILIPILISRVANLHPVLVILAIVMGGKLYGVLGMIIGVPIASAFKIAFIEIRHYRRAFALPETGGERHASP; encoded by the coding sequence ATGAGTCTCAACAAAGCACATTTTCTGCTGTTTTACCTGACCATGACGGCAGCGATTGCCAGCGGTCTGGCCATTTTCTCTTCGGCCTCGACCATCACGGTTCTGCTGCGTTCCGCCGCCTCCGGATTGTTCGTGCCCCTGTTGCTGTCATTGATTGCCGCCTTTCTGCTTGATCCTCTGGTCAATGGCCTGGAAAAACGTCACATCCCACGTTCCCGGGCGATTTTCAGTGTTTTTTTCATGATCTCAGCAACACTGCTGCTGCTCGGCAGCTGGTTGATTCCCTATACGCAGAACATGTGGGGCTCCCTGCTGTCCGACTTCCCCCGTTATACCTCGCAGTTGATCACCTACCTGCGTGAGGCCCAGGCCTCCTGGCAGAGTCGTTTTCCCTTTTTGGAGCAATACGACCTGACGCAGACCGTGCGAACAACGGCGGAGCAGGTGCTGTCATTCATTCTGGTGCAGACGCCGAAATCCGCCCTGAAGCTGGGCAGCCTGATGATTCTGGTGCCGATTTTCTCCTTCTTCTTCTTGCGCGACGGCACCACGATTATGCGTGGCCTGATCTCTCTGGCGCCCAATCGCTACTTTGAGATGGCCCACGATTTATCGTTTCTGGTCAGTCGCCAGATGGCTCATTTTGTCCGTGGTCGCATTATCGAAGCGGTGATTATCGGCGGCGTGGTCACCGCCGGGCTCAGCCTGACCGACATTCGTTATGCGCCACTGCTTGGCCTGTTCGCCGGAGTGACCAATCTGATTCCATATATCGGCCCGATTGTCGGCATGGTCCCCGGCATTCTCATTGCGGCTGTGGATCTCGGTCTTGGCGGACAATTCTGGTGGATCGTCATCCTGTACATTCTTATTGCCCAGGTGATCCTCGACAACTTCATTCTGATTCCGATTTTGATCTCGCGGGTTGCCAACCTGCATCCGGTGCTGGTGATTCTGGCCATCGTCATGGGCGGCAAACTCTATGGCGTGCTCGGTATGATCATCGGCGTGCCCATTGCCAGTGCCTTCAAGATCGCTTTTATTGAAATTCGCCACTACCGCCGCGCTTTCGCCCTACCGGAAACCGGTGGCGAGCGCCATGCCTCACCGTAA